CAACAAGGAAAAATGCGCTCAGAAACAGGCTTAGAGAAAACAGAGAAAGTGGTATTAACCCTTCAGGATATCACTCAGTCTATCGGGCTTGTGCAGGAGCAAAGTACACATATTGCGCTAGCAACTGAACAGCAAACGGAAGTAGCACACGATATCAATAAGTCGCTTGTAGCTATAACGGGGCTTAGTGATCGCACTAGCCAACACGCTGAAGAGTTAGCGGTTGAAGCAACCCAGTTGAGCAGTGTCTCAAGTGAATTGAAGGAAATCGTTAGTCAATTTAAGATTTAATTCACGCCTAAACCGCGGTGTTACTGAGGGTGGTGACACCGCGACATATCTATAAACTCATCGACAAACCCTAACGCGTCTTCAGCTTTCCTATGACCGAGATAAAGTGTTTTTGCTATACCTTTTTCCCCAAGTGATCGATAGCAAACGTCAGTATCATCATGTTCGTCAATAAGCCATTTCGGCAGGGCAGTAACGCCTCTGTTAGCGGCCACCATTTGCAATATAATCTCGGTAGTTTCAATGGTTTTATGTTGCTTAACTGTGCAGTTAGCAGGCGTTAAAAACTGGGTGAAGATATCAAGGCGACTTAGCTCAACAGGATAAGTAATTAGGGTTTCTTGTGATAAATCTTGCGGCTTGATATAGGCCTGTGCAGCTAGAGGGTGAGTATTGTGCATTACTAACACTTGTTCGTAATCGAATATGGGAGTGTACGTTATTGTATCGAGCTGCAACGGGTCGGGCGTGAGTAGAATGTCGATATCATAGCCATGAAGCGCTTGTAGGCCGCCAAACGAAAATGCGCGCATGACGTCCACATCCACATCGGGAAATGCCTTTAAGAATGGCGCAACAACTTTTAATAACCACTCAAAACAAGGATGACACTCCATACCTATCCGCAATATCCCCTGTTTTCCTTGAGCGAAGCGCGCAAGTTGTGCTTCTGCGTGCTCAAATTGAGGGAGCACGCGTTGGGCGAGCCCGAGTACACTCTGGCCGGCTTGCGTGAGTCGTAGCCGTCGCCCATCCTTTTCCCACAATGTGACTTGGTAGGTTTGTTCCAGTTTTTTCATAGCGTGACTGAGCGCAGATTGTGTTAAATGCAGCGAGGTCGCAGCTTGAGTCACCGTGCCGTGTGTTTCAATGGCTTTTACGATTCGCAAGTGTTGTCTGTCTATCATTGCGGTTCCCTTTCCATTTATTTGTCGATGATTGCGACCGCATTGGAAAGTCGCGTTTCAATAATATTTTTAACAATGACGGCGATTTCTCTAAATGTTTGTCTTCCCGGAGCGGTATTTCGCCAGGCTAGAGAATGTTGTCTTTCAATGGGCATATCGGCAATTTCACAAACATGGAGCGCTTCTGGCTTGTGCAACTCAGAGTGAATGTATAACCCTGGTAAAAACGCAACGCCCATTCCCATTACTACCATTTGGCGCAATGTATCTAAGCTGGTGCCCTCGTAATCTCGTTGGAGATCGGCACCAATTTCGTCACAAATACGCTGAACTTGGTGGTGGAAGTGGTGACGGTCTTCTAATGTCAGTACTTTTTCACCACTAATTTCTTCAGGACGTACGTACGCTTTCCCAGCTAAATGATGATCTGATGGAATAACAAATTTCAAAGGTTCGTTAAATAAAGGCTGAGTAATAAGCTGCGAGTTTTCCCCTGACATGGGAGATAAAATTAAATCGTACTCGCCCCGCAATAAGCCGTGCTGAAGTGCGCTTGGAGCACCTTCGCGCACATAAAATCGCAAGCCCGGTTTGCGTTTATGTAAATCGGGAAGTACAAATGGCAGCAAATAAGGCCCTAGCGTCGGTGGTATCCCCAAGCGATAGGTCACTACATTTCCCTCTGACAAGTCTCGGGCTATTTCACCAAAGCGCTGTGAAGACTGTAATACCTCTTCAGCAACAGATAATAACGCCTTACCTTGTGGCGAAAGCAGGGTACCAGTTCGAGAACGCTCAAATAAATTAAGACCCAATGTCGTTTCTAACGCACTAATCTGACTGGTCAGAGTAGGCTGGCTAATACCCAAAATCCCTGCTGCCTGTCGGAAGCTTAAATATTTCGCAACCGCAACAAAGTACCTGATTTGGTTGATTGACGGGGTTTTGCCGTTGAGTTGCATAGTGCTAATTCCGTTCTTTTACTAAGCTTGTAGTAATGATTATTTGCGCTGATAGTAAATGGCTATCGCGAACTGGTATATTAAACTATTAATCTATCAAGTGACACTGAGGTATTAACATAATCATTATAAATATTAAATTATTGGGAGTAAGTTATGGATCATGTATTTTCAGGGGTAGCGAAATTCCAGAAAGAAGTGTACCCGAACAAAAAGGCTAAGTTTCAGAAACTTGCCACTGGCCAAAATCCAGAAGTCCTTTTCATCACATGTTCAGATTCTCGCATCGACCCTAACTTGGTTACACAAACAGATCCAGGTGAACTGTTTATCTGCCGTAACGCGGGTAACATTGTGCCTCCTCACAGCAATCAAACTGGTGGTATGACAGCATCGATTGAGTTCGCTGTAGCAGCCCTTGGTGTATCTCATATTGTTATCTGTGGTCATACAGACTGCGGTGCGATGAAAGGTGCAATTAACCCAGAGGGTCTTGATTCGCTTCCACACGTTAAAGAATGGTTAGGACACTGCCGTGCAGCAACAGACGTAGTAAAAGAACGTTGCGGTCACGATAAATTATCACTAGAAGACTTAGAAGCAGTGACCAAAGAAAATGTTGTTCAGCAAATACAGCATCTTCGCACCCATCCTGCTGTTGCAGCGAAAATTGCAACAGGCCAAGTGATGCTTCACGGTTGGGTTTATAACATCGGATCTGGTGAAGTCTTGTGCTACAACGGTGAAAACGGTGAATTTGTAGCTATGGACCAAGCCTCTGCTGAAGAGCAACTGGCTCGCGCAGAGTAAGGTCGGTCGCTATGGTTAAAATTAATCTTTCTAATTTACGTGGCGATTTTACCGGTGGTTTGACCGCCGGTATTGTTGCTTTACCACTTGCACTTGCACTTGGCGTAGCGTCGGGCCTAGGTCCTATGGCTGGTCTTTACGGTGCTATTGCAGTGGGTTTCTTTGCCGCATTATTTGGCGGTACGCCAGCGCAAATTTCTGGTCCTACAGGGCCTATGGTGGTTGTACTTGCGGGTTTGTTCGCAAGCTTATCGGGCGATGCTAGCCTTATTTTTACTGCCGTTATTCTTGCTGGTATTTTCCAAATAGTATTTGGTGTTTTAGGGGTAGGCCAATATATTCGCCTTGTTCCTTATCCGGTTATATCAGGCTTTATGTCGGGGATCGGTGCCATCATTATTATTTTGCAGATAGGGCGCTTGCTTGGCCACGAACCGCCAGGTGGAACTATTGGCGCGCTAACTTACTTACCTACGGCACTTGCAGATATTGATTTTGCTACCCTTGCGCTTGGTCTTGGCACCTTAGTGATTGCGTACAAATGGCCTGCTGCACTGGGCAAATACGTACCAGGTGCGCTGGCAGCACTTATTATTGGCACCTTGGTAAGTTTAGCACTGACCGTTCCTGTGTTGGGCGATATTCCTACCGGTTTGCCAAGCTTACACTTGCCAGTTTTTGACCAAAGCAAAGCATTACTTATTCTAGAAGCTGCATTTATCCTAGCTGTGCTAGGGGCAATTGATAGTCTATTAACCTCGTTAGTGGCTGATAACATGACGCGCACACGTCACGATAGCAACAAAGAGCTTATTGGACAGGGCATTGGTAATACTTTCGCTGGTTTAATTGGTGGTATTGCAGGTGCGGGCGCGACAATGCGTACGGTTGTGAATATCCGAAGTGGTGGTAAATACAACATCTCTGGCATGGTTCACGCGCTAGTGCTATTGGCTATTGTTTTAGGCCTTAGCCCACTTGCAGCGCAAATTCCTCACGCAGTTTTAGCGGGTATTCTTGTTAAAGTAGGCTTGGATATTATTGACTGGAGTTACCTGAAACGAGCTCATAAAGGACCGCGTTGGGACTTCGGCCTAATGCTTATGGTTCTTGCGCTTACTGTATTTGTTGACCTTATCACCGCTGTTGGCGTGGGTGTGGTATTCGCAGCATTAGCGTATGTTAAACAAATTGCACAGCTGCAAATTGAAGAGCTTAAGAAAATACCTGAGTCGTTAAATGACCCACAAGAGAATGAGTTATTAGAATCACTCAAAGATAAGGTGTCGATCTTTAGCTTTGGTGGTCCACTAAGCTTTGGGGCGGCGGCCGACCTTGGTCACCATGTGCGCGAGCGCGTAAAACCAGGCTCTAAAGTGACTATATTAGACTTTTCTCGTGTGCCGTTAATGGATGTGTCAGCTGCAATGGCGGTCGATACAGTAACGTCTGATGCCCTTGCTGCTGGGCGACAACTGGTAATTTGCGGTGCCAATGAAGAAGTGAATAAAGTGTTGGAAGGTGTGAATGAAGCACACCCAGGTATTCCTAATTTTGACACTTTGCACGAGGCATTGCTCTTTGCAAAAAAGCAAGTAGCCGGGACTGGAAGCGCGCATCATAGTTTCCAAGCCGCAGCGCAATCGTAAACTAACTTATACCTTTCCCTTTACTTTGCCCTCCCTTTGGAGGGCTTTTTTTTGCTTATCACTTATCGTTTTCCGAGCATTCTTATTTTTATTAATTGATTGTTCAATTAAACTTAACGTAACTGTAACAAAGCTCCTTTAGTGTGTGGTCCAAACATTACACAACAAAGACTGGAACACACAATGGGAACACATCACAAAGTATCGTTGGCAGTACTCGCTGCCTTATCGTCAATGTCACTTGCAACAGCTGAAGAGGCCGTGGGTGACAGTGAAGAACGAATAGAAGAGATTACGGTTGTAGGGCGTAGCGTCTCTTATGCAAACAATGCGACTAGTGAAGATATGTTTAAGCAGCAGGCCAATTTGAGTAGCGTGCTGGCCGCGGTAGACAACCTGCCGGGCGTCTTAATTAACGAGGGTGATACATTTGGTGCAGATGACTGGTCGACGTCTATTGTTATACGCGGCTTCCAAGTTAACTTGAACGAGCAGCAAATCGGTATGACCGTAGACGGTATTGCCAATGGCAATTCAAACTATGGTGGCGGTGCGAAAGCCAACCGTTATATCGACACTGAAAACGTAAAAGGTGTAGAAGTATCGCAAGGTACTGCTGATATTGCATCACGCTCGCACGAAGCGTTAGGCGGCACACTAAACTTCACCACGATAGACCCTGCAATGGAGCAAGGCTTGGTGACTAGCGTAACTGCTGGTGAATTTGATGCATCGAAATACTATGTACGCTACGAAACCGGCGAAATTTTCAAAGATACTTTTGCGTGGATTAGTCTTTCAAGCCAAGAAAGTTCTGACTTTATGCAGCAGGCTGCTGAAAATACCCGCGATCACGTTGCGATGAAAATTATATCAACGGTTAACGACGTGGCGCTAACGGGCTATGTATCATATGACGATACCCATGAAGACAACTACCAGCGAATTTATGGGTTGGCACAATATGAACAAAACCCGCATTGGATCAGTTAACGGATGAATGGACAGGTGTTCCATATCAAGATCAAGCCTACCGCCGTGGTTGGTCAACACTTCGTGAAAACCTATTTGCTTACTTACAAGCTGATTTCTCAATTGGTGCAGTGGATGTCACCACAAATGCTTACTACCACGATAATGAAGGGCGCGGAGACTGGGTGCCACCTTACTTAGTTGACGTGGCTAATGATGGGGATGCGGGTCACTCTGAACTTATCAATGGCAACACTGTATTTGGCGGCGCAGCGCTTGGGCAGTTCTATTTCGTTGATAGAGCAGGCAATCAATTAAGTCCAATTGAAGGTTGCGCAAGTGCGTTAACGTTCCCGTATGGTGGCGCTGGTGCTGAGTATGACCCTGATTGCCACGAGCAAGGTGCAATTCCAGTTGGTTCGTATCGCCATACGCACTACAACAAACAACGTATTGGCTTTAACGCCGATGCTATTTGGTACACCAAGATTGGTGAGTTTGATAACACCATGCGTTTTGGCATCTGGTGGGAAGACTACGAGCGCGACGAGTCTCGTGACTGGCATAAGATAACAAACTCTGAGATCAGCTACGACTTCAACCAGACACCATATTGGGTGCAGTATGACAGAAGCTTCCCTGTTGATACCTTAATGTACTACATCGAAGATGAACTCGATCTGGGATTTGCGCGAGTGCGACTTGGTGCGAAAAAATTCAATGTTGATATTGCCAAGAACGATAATTTTGATGCAAGTAATGATCTAGATGTGAATACTGACTCAGATACGCTACTTTCAGCAGGTATTGTGGCACCACTACCTATAGAAGGTCTGGAAGTATTCGCAGGTTATGGCGAAAACTTCGCGGCCATTAAAGATGCACAATTGGAACGCGACGACACGGATTTGCGTTTCATAAAGCCTGAAACTGCTGACAATATCGATGTGGGTTTCAGATACGCATCACCGGGTTTCAATGCCAGTGTGACTTACTACAATATTGAGTTTAACGACCGTATTCAGTTTACCAGTAACGAAACTTCAGCAGGTATCGATTTCCTTGAAGCTGCTGCCGGTGGTTATCGAAATGTGGGTGGTATCGAGTCTAGTGGTATTGAAATCTCTGCTGACGTAATGCTAACCGACACACTTTCATTGTTCACCTCTGTTACTGTCAGTGAGTCTGAGTACATTGCCACTATCGGAGGAACGGGCACACAGTATGACACCTTAGCAGATGCTCAAGCCGCCATTGCTGATGAAAACAACCCTGAAAGTTCATTGGTAGCGGTTGAGGGTAACACCGTTATTGGTACGCCAGATACCATGGCTGTAGTGAGCTTAGATTGGGCAAAAGATAATTACTTTGCGGGTATTTCTACAAAGTATGTCGATAGCCGCTTCCTTGATATTTATAACAGTGCTGAAGTAGAAGATTACATTGTAAGTGACTTGTACATTGGTGGGTTTGTAGAAAACTTAGGCCAAGGTATTGATGAATTGGAAGTACGTCTTACCGTAAATAACCTATTTGATGAGGATTATGCCTCTACCATTGCCCCAGGGGCATTCTGGATTGGCGCCCCGCGCGCCGTTGCAGTAAACGCACGCTTAACCTTTTAATCGTGTTACTATACCTGTGAAGGCTAGTCTTTCGCAGGTATAGTTAATTTTTGAGCGAATCTTTTGAGACTCTGCATAAAAAAGAGTGATAAAAAAGACGCTAATTTAGAAGGTTTGGAGTTGTAGCATGCCCAAGGTGGGAATGGAACCAGTTCGCAAAAAGCAGCTGATTGAAGCCACGTTAGACGTTATGGCAGAGGTGGGATACCACAGTACAACAATTAGCTTAATCGCCAAAAAGGCGGGATTATCGTCAGGGATCATCAGCCATTACTTTGGCGATAAGCAGGGGTTGATTGAAGCAACTATGCGTCACCTTCTCGATGCATTGAAAATAACTCAACCAATTGCCGATCCGCTACAAAGAATCGACTTCATCATCGAAAACAACTTCTCACAAACCCAAGGTGCGAGCTCAGCAACTAACACTTGGTTTAATTTTTGGGCGCTCTCATTGCACGATGAAACACTCCATCGCTTGCAAAGCGTAAACCACAAACGACTTGAAAGTAACTTAGCGTCAAGCTATCGCAAACTACTCAAAAAAGAGCATGTGAAAAACGCAGCCTCGTCTACTGCGGCATTAATTGATGGATATTGGTTGCGATACGCGATGGGAAGTGTGGGAAGTGGGGATTTTTCACCTGCTGTTGAGCGAGTAAAGCAGTACGTGAGGGACCTTGTCAGTCAATACGGGAAGTAAATTCAACATAACGAAGTGCACTTTTCAAATAATTCACTAATAAAAAAGGTAGGCGTTTAAAGCCTACCTTTTTTGTAACTTGCTTACTAAGTTATTACCAAATGCGAACGCGCTCTTCAGGTGGAAGGTAGAGTGCATCGCCAGGTTTAACGTCAAAAGCTTCATACCATGCGTCATGGTTACGTGGTGCTTGAGCACGGAAACGGCCCGGGGCATGCGTGCCTGCGCGCAGTTGGTTAAGCATACTTTGTTCAGTACGTTTCTCTTTCCATACTTGTGCCCAAGCAAGGAAGAAACGCTGATCGCCGGTTAGACCATCGATGACTGGCGCTTCTTTACCGTTCAGGCTTAACTTGTATGCATGGTATGCCATTGAAAGGCCGCCTACGTCACCAATGTTTTCACCTAAGCTATTGCGACCATTTACGAAGTTACCTTCGATTGGCTCGTACTGACTGTAT
The DNA window shown above is from Alteromonas sp. KC3 and carries:
- a CDS encoding LysR family transcriptional regulator, with the protein product MIDRQHLRIVKAIETHGTVTQAATSLHLTQSALSHAMKKLEQTYQVTLWEKDGRRLRLTQAGQSVLGLAQRVLPQFEHAEAQLARFAQGKQGILRIGMECHPCFEWLLKVVAPFLKAFPDVDVDVMRAFSFGGLQALHGYDIDILLTPDPLQLDTITYTPIFDYEQVLVMHNTHPLAAQAYIKPQDLSQETLITYPVELSRLDIFTQFLTPANCTVKQHKTIETTEIILQMVAANRGVTALPKWLIDEHDDTDVCYRSLGEKGIAKTLYLGHRKAEDALGFVDEFIDMSRCHHPQ
- a CDS encoding hydrogen peroxide-inducible genes activator, translated to MQLNGKTPSINQIRYFVAVAKYLSFRQAAGILGISQPTLTSQISALETTLGLNLFERSRTGTLLSPQGKALLSVAEEVLQSSQRFGEIARDLSEGNVVTYRLGIPPTLGPYLLPFVLPDLHKRKPGLRFYVREGAPSALQHGLLRGEYDLILSPMSGENSQLITQPLFNEPLKFVIPSDHHLAGKAYVRPEEISGEKVLTLEDRHHFHHQVQRICDEIGADLQRDYEGTSLDTLRQMVVMGMGVAFLPGLYIHSELHKPEALHVCEIADMPIERQHSLAWRNTAPGRQTFREIAVIVKNIIETRLSNAVAIIDK
- a CDS encoding carbonic anhydrase; the encoded protein is MDHVFSGVAKFQKEVYPNKKAKFQKLATGQNPEVLFITCSDSRIDPNLVTQTDPGELFICRNAGNIVPPHSNQTGGMTASIEFAVAALGVSHIVICGHTDCGAMKGAINPEGLDSLPHVKEWLGHCRAATDVVKERCGHDKLSLEDLEAVTKENVVQQIQHLRTHPAVAAKIATGQVMLHGWVYNIGSGEVLCYNGENGEFVAMDQASAEEQLARAE
- a CDS encoding SulP family inorganic anion transporter — translated: MVKINLSNLRGDFTGGLTAGIVALPLALALGVASGLGPMAGLYGAIAVGFFAALFGGTPAQISGPTGPMVVVLAGLFASLSGDASLIFTAVILAGIFQIVFGVLGVGQYIRLVPYPVISGFMSGIGAIIIILQIGRLLGHEPPGGTIGALTYLPTALADIDFATLALGLGTLVIAYKWPAALGKYVPGALAALIIGTLVSLALTVPVLGDIPTGLPSLHLPVFDQSKALLILEAAFILAVLGAIDSLLTSLVADNMTRTRHDSNKELIGQGIGNTFAGLIGGIAGAGATMRTVVNIRSGGKYNISGMVHALVLLAIVLGLSPLAAQIPHAVLAGILVKVGLDIIDWSYLKRAHKGPRWDFGLMLMVLALTVFVDLITAVGVGVVFAALAYVKQIAQLQIEELKKIPESLNDPQENELLESLKDKVSIFSFGGPLSFGAAADLGHHVRERVKPGSKVTILDFSRVPLMDVSAAMAVDTVTSDALAAGRQLVICGANEEVNKVLEGVNEAHPGIPNFDTLHEALLFAKKQVAGTGSAHHSFQAAAQS
- the betI gene encoding transcriptional regulator BetI → MEPVRKKQLIEATLDVMAEVGYHSTTISLIAKKAGLSSGIISHYFGDKQGLIEATMRHLLDALKITQPIADPLQRIDFIIENNFSQTQGASSATNTWFNFWALSLHDETLHRLQSVNHKRLESNLASSYRKLLKKEHVKNAASSTAALIDGYWLRYAMGSVGSGDFSPAVERVKQYVRDLVSQYGK